CACTCTGTACCATCCTGGGCATACTGGGCTTCTGTTTTTTGTACCTCATCTCCTAGGGTTTTATCTGATGCTCCAGGATTGATCAGTGGCTAGAGCTGGGGCAAAGTTTCTGGATGAAGCCACAAAGCCCTTCTAAGGGTCACAGTCTGCCCAGCTGCCTGGTCTCCAGTGGCCAGGGAAGCCCACATGTACATACACCCAGCCCTGGGGCTCCACACCTGAGCATACTCATTTTGTGGGGTGTCCAGGCTGAGGACAACCTCACCACCACCACATATCCCCAGAGGCCGTAGGTCCCTGCACTGATCCCCAGGGCCTAGGACAGTTTCCACCCTTTGGCCAGCCTAGGGGTTCCTCCCTGGCATACCATGCTGTGGGAAAAACCTAGGGCAGGCAAACCTGCAACAGGCCCTCCAAATCTCTAGTCCCCCTTCCCCTGGCTATCCTGTATGCATGTAGAAGGGGACAAACAGCTATGCTCTGATGACTGGAGAGCCCCCCAGGTccaatccccccaccccagccccagctGGGATACCTGGGCACGTTGATCTCCCGGTGAGCCCGGGGGGCCCGGGATGCTTTGCTGAAGGCCACCTTGGCACCTACACCCACAGCCAGGGCGAAGCTGATGACGCCACACACCACATAGGCTGTGCTGCCGCCTGGCCCCTCACCACCCCTGCCTCCAGCACCTCCAGCTCCAGCCCCTGCCCGGTTCCCATCTAGCCAGCCTGGCTGACCTGGCCCAGGCCCCCCACCATTCCCGCCTGCCCCAGGCCCCCCAGCATCAGAGGGCTGGGGCGTGTAGGCCCAGACTGGGGTGTCATAGTTGGAGCAGGATGCCTGGGCCAGGCGCATGTGGCGGTGCTCACAGCAGAAGCGGTAATAGCATGTGCCACAGCAGAAGCGGAAGGAGCCAGTGCTACAGTTGAACGTGGCATCATACTGGCCCATGACATCGTAGTAACCATGGCACAGCTCTGCGGGCAGTGGGGCCCGAGCCGCCTGCCCTCCACTGCTGCTCCCCGAGGTCCCGTTGGTTGGTCCACCACCGCCACTGCTACTGCCGCCATTGCCTCCACCGCTCCCTGTCACTGCCCCCGTCAGCCGGCGCAGGTGGGCCAACAGGGCCGGGAGAGGGCCTGTGGCTGCCAAGCTGGTGCTGTTGGGCAGGTGGGCCAAGGCCAGGGGTGGGCCCAGGGCAGAGGCCAGGAAGAGGGGGCACAGGAACAGGGCAGGAGGCATGGCCGCAGCAAGGCTTGGcactggaaagagaagaggaaagagatgaggTATAGATGGGGGGGAGGACAGAGAGAAGCAAGGTAATGGGCAGAGAGGGACTGCTaggggcagaggagagaaaagagctgCTAGGTGGGCTTCCCAGAGAGGACCAGGCACAGAGAAGGACATGGAGGGATGGGAAcccttggggaagaggagagagcaggctgggagtggggagagtgCCTTGGAGCATCCAAATAGGGTTCAAGGTAGGCCCATGGAGAGCCAAGTCTGTGTGGCCAGGTGGTCAGCCAGACAGGGAAGGTGGAGGAGACAGAGATAGGGGCACTGGCAGGACACAAAAAGGCTGAGGAGGAAATTGGAGAGGAAGGACAAGGGCTTAGCCTTCTCTTCCACCTGCCCCACAAGGAAGGACTCAAGCTCTCCCCAGAGAATGAGATGAATACACATCTTGTGAGAGAGacggcagagacagagacagtaagggagaaagcaaggagagacaAGTAGgcttagaaaaaggaaaacaaaggcaaagGCAGTGAAAGATGCTTAGACAGTGAGAGGGGGCTGAGACAGTCAGAGAGACCCCCAGGGAGATGGGAAGGGCACATGCAAGGAACAAGAGACAGGGACAGTGAGAGGGCCACCCATTGGGAGGGACATAGAAAAAGGCTTTCAGAGTGGGAGCCCAAAGGGACCCTGGCCCAGGGCATGGACTGGGGCAACCACTAGGAGCTGGGGCCACCCCTGAACACAGGACTCAGGGCTTTCTTCCCAGTCTAACTCCACCTGTTTCCATGGCAGCCGCCCACCAAGGTACCAACCCCACTTCCTTGGAGACATACAACATATGCTGCCACATGACACAGACACAACCTAGTGGCCCACAGATACACACTCTCCCCCTAGCAACACAGTCACAACACCCATGCACATACAACCTCTCCTCCATGACTAGGGACCTGCAGCCTCCCCTCCACACAGTTGTCCAACAGGCCTTATGGCACAGGGGGCCCCCAGCTGCAGGCTAGACACAACTTGTGGACACAGCATTTCCCTTCCACAGATGGGAACTCTCAGTTCCCACTGacaatacatgcacacacacaacctCACACGCAGTAACAGATACAACTGCATCATACACAGGTGCACAATTCATTCCCACAGGCAGGAACCCATTCCTCCAACCCCCAGACACCGCAGATACAGATATACCCAAATACCAAGTGTGGGCACATACAACCAGAAACACTTAGGCACAGCTCCAGGCACCATGGACAGATCCTGAGGCTCCCTGACTCAGTCAGACCTTTACCCTCTCTCAGAAATGGGATTGTGACAGACACACACCCACGaaatcccccttccctctccaaagGGCACCTTGTCTGGCAGacaaaatttctctcccttctccccccccccccccgccttagCCTCTGATGCTTTTTTAGTTAGGGGGGTAGCCATAGAGAGTGGTAGAGatacatctccctccctcccccccccccatgccccaTCACTAGCTTGAGACAGGAGAGCCAGGAACATCCCCACCCAGAGCCCTCCCTGCCCACTGGAGTGACCCAGACAAAAAaatgaggtgggaggaggggtagagagacaaagaaaggaagacacagagacagaaatgtcGGGAGACACAGACTGAGaaatagggggaaaaacaaagacggggatggagagagagaaggcaatggaggcagaagcagagaaagagatggagggaggggcaGTCAGCACACAGCCACTCTGTCACCAACACAGCTGTTCCCTTTCCCACCACCCCAATCTCCCGTATGAATATCTTCCTCTGACTGAATCCCTGGACCCTCCTCGGCTCCAAAGTCCAATCTGTCTCTAATCTCTAAGTCTCCTCAACTGTGCCTTGTCTCCATCTCTACACCTGCTTATTCCAAAGCAGGGAGATtcagcgcccccccccccaacacagcTGGGAGCAGGGGACACAGATAGAGATTCGGGCCTCCagtccccccacccaccccttctCCTTACCCAGCTTTGCCAGCTGCCTACAGCTTCagcctggtgtgtgtgtgtgtgtgtgtgtgtgtgtgtgaatgaatgaaggaaatggACCAGAGTCCTGAGTGTGTTGGTGTGTGCTTGGTCCTTGTGTgtgtttctttgtgtgtgtgtgtggggggggcagaACCCTgaatgtatgtctatgtgtgggTGGGTAGGTGGGAGCCGGGGCActtggcgtgtgtgtgtgtgtgtgtgtgtgtgtgtgtgtgtgtgtgcctttttTTATGTGCAGATTCCAGGGACTACGGGGAGGATTTAGGATTGGGGAAAAGGAGGGCTGCCGGAATGTCAGAGGGTGGAGAAGCAGCGTCAGGAAACGAGTGGGGTCCTGGACAACCAGAGGAAAGGGGGTCCGGGGTACATAAATGGGCGTAGTGGAGTTGGGAGCCCTGACGCTTGGAGAGGGCGGCCCCCGGCTCCCCTCAGACTGCGTGCTTTCGGCGCGGGGCTCGCCTTTGCTATGGTCCCTTCATTCTGGGTGTCTCCCACTCTGTcgtctttctttgtttctgtcacCTTAGCCTCTGCCCATCATCTCTTACATCTCTCCCTGTCTCGGTGGTCTCTGCGTGGGGGGCGGGGGCGACATCGGCATAGGGACTCAAAGcgccccttccctttccttccaggGGCTCAAGGCTGAGGGGGGGTTATGTGGGGGGAGGGCCACGGCTGCGGCAGGAGCGGGTTGTTCCCGGCGCAGAATAGACTCCTGTTGCCATGGAGACGGGAGCGCGGGCCTCCTGCATAGGTATGGGGTACAGGATTCCCGGGTCCTTGCGGGAGGGGGAGGGAGTTGGGGCAGAGAGGAGCGATAAGGTTGCCTGGGTCCTTGCAGAAGGACAAGCCTCGGGTATCAGGATGCCCGGGTCTTTGAACCGAGACTTGGGGATCACGACACCTGCGTGCCTGCGAAGCCACCAGGGAGCCTGGGTGCCTGAGAGCGGACACAACTTGGAGAGGGAAAACCAAGGCTCCCGAAAGCAGGGGCTGGGGGCGCAGTCCTCCTGGCTCCCCGAGACTGCCCGGTCCCCGAAGGGTATCATGACTGCGGAGAAAGGACGCCTGGGTCTCTGAGGGGACGGAGGTTGGGAGCTCCGAGGCCTGGGTCTCTGGGGAGGGGGGCGTTGACGGTGGGAAAGGGGGCTGATGGGCGCCTGGACTACGGAGCTGACGTGCCGTGGGATCAAccatcccccccccctccccccgccgcTTTTCTCTGTAGCTCACCTGGCTTTACGGATGTCGGGCTTCCGGATCTCGGGACAGACCGGCTTATTCTCTGCGCCCCGTCCTGCCCCTGCCAACCCCCTGCCTGCCCCTCCCTGTCTCCAAGTGTCTTGGTATCGCCGCCACGCGTCTCTTGTCTCTGAGCATCTCAAAGTCTCTGCGGACCCCCCCGCCAGTTCCCAATGGCCCCTTCCTCCCCCGCGCTCCCCCTGCCGTGATCAAGAATGGTTTCGTCCACATGTAGAGGAAAGCTTTATTCCTCGAACCAAGCTCGAAGGGTCACCTCCCCCCAGTCCGCCCCCTCCAGGGCCTAGCcaatcccctcccttttttcaagGGTTCATTTGCATAGAAGGAGGTGGTCGACCAATGGGACCGGTGCTttctgctggggggtggggaggaaggaatctTTTTCCTCTCCCGGGACAGAGACCTTCGCCCCCAGGAGAGGGGATCCAGGCTATACTAGTAGGAGGTCCCGGGCAGTAGGGAGTTCGCGTCGCGGCCGATCcaacatgtgcgtgtgtgtgtgtgtgtgtgtgtgtgtgcgaagGGGATTTGGGGGTGTTCAGCTGAGGAGGGGGCTCTGGCCCTGGAACAAGCCAAGGAGTCCGCTATCGGGGGCTGGATCCCTAATTAATTTCTGCacctggaaagaaaagagagaaggggggtgCGGGGAGGAAGAGGGACgagtgaggcacagagagggagaggaaggtgggAGGAATAAACCCAAGGAACCGTGCTTAGGGTCAGGGGGTAGGAGGTGCAAGTcccaggaatgggggaggggagggacggTGGGATCGGGACTCCGGGAGGCcaaggggctgggggtggggtaggaggagagaagggaggtggaAGCCCAAGGGATGGAGGAGGGCCCCAGGGGAAATCTCGGCTACCTCCTTGAAACGCGGATGAGCAGAATCGCCCACCAGCTGCAGGATGAGGCACTCGCTGGTGGTGAGGAAGACCCCACTCTGGCGCATCCTGGACAGGGCTAGCAACCGGTCCACCTGACTGAAGGAGGAAGCgagtggggtaggggtgggggcgAGGGGGCGGATTGTGCTTGGGgatctctctctcacctctctcacTGTGGGAAGTCGGGTGGTACTAGGCTGGGTGACCTGGGCTCCAGCCTCTGGTTCTGGGAAATGGGTGAGGGAGTGTGGCTGGATGAGTGATCTCTAAGAATTCCAACACCGATTAAGCTCcaactgtgtaccaggcacagcGTTAGGCCGGGGGGAGGCAAGCTCTCTTGGGTCCGGGGAGGAGACCTGGGTTGAGGGGCAGCTGGGAGATCTAGACTCCTGTGATGCtgcaaggtggggggggggggaggggggccgAGGGTGGGGGAGCTTTGTTCTTCCTACCTGGGCTAAGATAAGGATAACAAAGTAACCGGGGAGGGAGAGCTTACTTACATTGGGTGGGGAAGGTCAGGCCGGGaaaggcttgggggggggggggaatggctTTTAGAATGAAGATGTaacccccctccctcttctcactGCCACGTGGTTCAGTCCGAACGGGAGGGGTATCTGTGGGTGGGCTCCAGCAACCCACCCAAGGACCCCAGTGTTTTAGGGGTGGTCCCATGGGATGGCTACCACGGGTCCCAATGTCCCCCTTGCTGAACCGCCTCTCtagcccccctccccacctgctCACTGACCTTCGGGAGGAGCAGGCGTCGGCCACCACGTGCACATCCAGGCCTCTCTCCAGAAGGTCCAGGGCTGTgctctgggggggtggggggtggtcagAGGTCAGGGGCCAGTGAAGGTTAAGGGTGACCCCAGGGGcctgcctggagtcagagaagggGCTGAGGGGAACCCTACCATAACACAGGCTTGGGCCTCGATGCCACACAGCAACACGGACTGGAGGCCAGGTCTGGCCTTCATCAGCCGCTCCACTTCAGGTACCACCATGCTGAAGCACGTCTTGGGCACTGCTTGGATACCCTGGGCTCCCAACTCTGGAACTGTGGGACCCAGGCCCTTGGGGTACTGTTCTGTCAGCATCACTGGGATGTCCAATACCCGGGCCACCTGGGGGTAAGGGGGAAAAGTGGGGCAGATGGGGGGGGTTAGTGTGGACAAGACACCTGGGGGGGGGGTCAGGTAAGGATAAGACAGTTGGAGGGAGGTCAGGTATGGACAAGACACCTGGGGGGGGTCAGATAAGGATAAGACAGTTGGAGGGAGGTCAGGTATGGACAAGACAGTTGGGGGGGGTCAGGTAAGGACAAGACAGGGGAGGACAAGACAGTTGGGGGGGGTCAGGTGGGAACAAGACATCTAGAAGGGGGGTCAGGTGGGGACAGGACACTGGGAGGTGGGTCAAGTGGGGACAGGGCATCTGGAGGGAGTCAGGTGTGGATAAGTCACCAGAGGGGTCAGGTAAGGACAACACCGTTTGGAGGAGGGGTCAGATGGTGACAAGACACTTGGGGGGATCAAGTAAAGACAAGACAATTGGAGGGGGGCCAGGTGTGGACAGGACACCTGGAGGGGGCTCAGGTGGGGACAGGACACCTGGAGAAGGGGGTCGTGGGGGGGGATGTCAAGACACCTGGGGGTGGATGGGGAAAGGTCTGTGGCAGCTAGGAGGTGAGGGCGGGGCGGGGCCCGCACCTGGAGCATGCGAGCTGACACGGCCACGATCTGGGGGAAGAAGGAGATGGTGCCTCGGAATTTCTCCTGCATGTCGCATAGAAAGAGCATGGAGGAGCCGGGGAGCACGCGGCCCAGGGCCGGCCGGGTGGCTGCCATCCCTGGGGAGGAGAGACGGGGTTGGGGGCCGTCCAGCCTCGGAGGGTTTGGGACCCCTCTTTGTAGAAAGGGAAACCGAGGCGCGGGAGAGGAGGAGCAGGGGACCCCGGCCCTCCTCCCGGCCCGCCTCCCGACCCCCAGACCAGAATTCAAGGCGGAGCTCCTCCCACGTGCCTAGGCCCGCCTAGCCCCCAACGGGTCTGCGCGTGCCCCGCCAGTCCCCGGGGGTCGGAGGTCAGGAAGCCCCCGTACTCACCGCCTCCTCGACCTTCGCTATTTCCTTAGGAATATAAGACGTCCCGCCCCTGAAGCAGGGAGGCCAATCGGGAAGTGGGCGGTGCCCGAGTCGCCAAACAGAGAGAGGGCGGGGTCCGAGGCGCCAATCAGTGCTCAAGGACCCTGTGGGCTCAGAGGTAAGAGGAAGAGGAGCCTCCGGTCCCGCCTTTGGCGCTCCCGTTGGCTAGCTGTGGGCCCCGCTTCACCAATCAGAAACCTCAAATCCTTGGAGAGGCGGGGTCAAGAAGAAAAGtcgaaggaaaaaagaaaacccaggtCCGTTGACCGCTGATCCCCCACCTAGCCATAGGTAGAGAGATCTTCGGGAGTCCGACGTGCAGGCTGGGTATGAGGGCCAAGGTCACG
This Trichosurus vulpecula isolate mTriVul1 chromosome 2, mTriVul1.pri, whole genome shotgun sequence DNA region includes the following protein-coding sequences:
- the SHISA7 gene encoding protein shisa-7 codes for the protein MIPFGDRAVSGSQEDCAPSPCFREPWFSLSKLCPLSGTQAPWWLRRHAGVVIPKSRFKDPGILIPEACPSARTQATLSLLSAPTPSPSRKDPGILYPIPMQEARAPVSMATGVYSAPGTTRSCRSLPSLAAAMPPALFLCPLFLASALGPPLALAHLPNSTSLAATGPLPALLAHLRRLTGAVTGSGGGNGGSSSGGGGPTNGTSGSSSGGQAARAPLPAELCHGYYDVMGQYDATFNCSTGSFRFCCGTCYYRFCCEHRHMRLAQASCSNYDTPVWAYTPQPSDAGGPGAGGNGGGPGPGQPGWLDGNRAGAGAGGAGGRGGEGPGGSTAYVVCGVISFALAVGVGAKVAFSKASRAPRAHREINVPRALVDILRHQAGPTTRPDRARSSSLTPGLGGPDSIPPRPPKNLYNPVKASNHDTLHHNYIHLNVNSPKHHAATLDWRAQPPPSPALHYSTLSCSRSFHNLSHLPPSYEAAVKSELSRYSSLKRLAEKDLDEAYMKRRHLAELPRGTLPLHTMRRPGTGGGGYGGAGEGWGSPEEQAPMPNPRRVMSQEHLLSDSGRGSHYEFTLPRARLVSQERLLLSSPEALQSQERLLSPPRSPAPPPDPPRGGLAASHTNLLLGPGPPTPLHGLPPPLHTHHAHHAHHLRHSLSPAAWGGMGPEAGGGGGTLARRPPFQHQGGLETLQFIPGHHHPQHLRTASKNEVTV
- the ISOC2 gene encoding isochorismatase domain-containing protein 2, with the protein product MAATRPALGRVLPGSSMLFLCDMQEKFRGTISFFPQIVAVSARMLQVARVLDIPVMLTEQYPKGLGPTVPELGAQGIQAVPKTCFSMVVPEVERLMKARPGLQSVLLCGIEAQACVMSTALDLLERGLDVHVVADACSSRSQVDRLLALSRMRQSGVFLTTSECLILQLVGDSAHPRFKEVQKLIRDPAPDSGLLGLFQGQSPLLS